One Sagittula stellata E-37 genomic window carries:
- a CDS encoding toxic anion resistance protein: protein MSENVRQEAQKTLTMVDEVNATILPEPADANAIVPLKEAPAETSEEIRARMDEIDMSDTNSIVSFGSAAQAELQTISQAMLTDVRNKDVGPAGDSLRGIVTTIRGFSVSELDVRRERSWWEKLLGRAAPFAKFTARFETVQAQIDKVTDDLLKHEHRLLKDIKSLDLLYEKTLQFYDELALYIAAGEEKLEELDGIVIPAKENEVQNADEGDQVMKAQELRDLRAARDDLERRVHDLKLTRQVTMQSLPSIRLVQENDKSLVTKINSTLVNTVPLWETQLAQAVTIQRSKQAAAAVRDANDLTNELLTSNAANLRDSNKMIREEMERGVFDIEAVKQANADLIGTIEDSLRIADEGKARRAKAEEELKKMEHELRDTLASAKARKTGTGDVAATSVPS from the coding sequence ATGTCTGAAAACGTTCGCCAGGAAGCTCAGAAGACGCTCACGATGGTCGATGAGGTCAACGCCACGATCCTGCCGGAACCGGCCGATGCCAACGCCATCGTGCCGTTGAAGGAGGCCCCCGCCGAGACGAGCGAGGAAATCCGCGCCCGGATGGACGAGATCGACATGAGCGACACGAACTCCATCGTTTCCTTCGGCTCTGCCGCGCAGGCCGAACTTCAGACCATTTCGCAGGCGATGCTGACGGATGTGCGCAACAAGGACGTGGGCCCGGCGGGCGACAGCCTGCGCGGCATCGTCACCACGATCCGCGGTTTCTCCGTCTCCGAACTGGACGTGCGCCGCGAACGGTCGTGGTGGGAAAAGCTGCTCGGCCGCGCCGCCCCCTTCGCCAAGTTCACCGCCCGCTTCGAGACGGTGCAGGCGCAGATCGACAAGGTGACCGACGACCTGCTGAAGCACGAGCACCGGCTTCTGAAGGACATCAAATCGCTCGACCTGCTCTATGAAAAGACCCTGCAATTCTACGACGAACTGGCGCTTTACATCGCCGCCGGCGAGGAGAAGCTGGAAGAACTGGACGGCATCGTGATCCCCGCGAAGGAGAACGAGGTTCAGAACGCCGACGAAGGCGACCAGGTGATGAAGGCGCAGGAACTGCGCGACCTGCGCGCCGCCCGCGACGACCTGGAGCGCCGGGTGCACGACCTGAAGCTGACGCGCCAGGTCACCATGCAGTCGCTGCCCTCGATCCGGCTGGTGCAGGAGAACGACAAGTCGCTCGTGACAAAGATCAACTCGACGCTCGTGAACACCGTGCCGCTGTGGGAAACCCAGCTTGCGCAGGCGGTCACCATCCAGCGCTCGAAGCAGGCCGCCGCCGCCGTGCGCGACGCCAACGACCTGACCAACGAGCTGCTGACCTCCAACGCCGCCAACCTGCGCGACAGCAACAAGATGATCCGCGAGGAGATGGAGCGCGGCGTCTTCGATATCGAAGCGGTCAAGCAGGCCAACGCCGACCTGATCGGAACCATCGAGGACTCCTTGCGTATTGCAGACGAGGGCAAGGCGCGTCGCGCCAAGGCCGAAGAGGAGCTGAAGAAGATGGAACACGAACTCCGCGACACGCTGGCCTCCGCGAAGGCCCGCAAGACCGGAACCGGCGACGTCGCCGCGACCTCCGTGCCGTCCTGA
- a CDS encoding DUF2927 domain-containing protein: MFRSWLPALLCVGVLSACDEAALAPGQTDITPEARPAPEAVPAPVTDAAPKPPSAASREIAAYYSRVQADNLARGLLRTDGGGPDTPFTDTMLVRNFMAIALEEEYVRGQGLRPVGPHDSSAVKKWTQPVRVTTEFGPGVPRDQIDWDRAEVAKYAARLGRITGHPVSMSNDNPNFYVLFMSEDDQPLIANRIRQLVPDVNPNALRIFRNLPRGIHCLVMAFATDYGGYDYGTAIAVIRSEHPDLMRRSCVHEEMAQGFGLTNDSPTARPTIFNDDDEFALLTRHDELLLKILYDPRLRPGMSPEAALPIVREKAAQLVGTGNSS; the protein is encoded by the coding sequence ATGTTCCGGTCATGGCTGCCGGCCTTGCTGTGCGTCGGGGTCCTTTCGGCGTGTGACGAGGCCGCGCTTGCGCCCGGGCAGACCGACATCACGCCCGAAGCCCGCCCCGCGCCCGAAGCCGTCCCCGCACCGGTCACCGACGCGGCCCCCAAACCGCCCTCCGCCGCCTCGCGTGAGATTGCGGCCTATTACTCTCGCGTGCAGGCCGACAACCTCGCCCGCGGCCTCCTGCGCACCGACGGCGGCGGCCCCGACACGCCGTTCACCGACACCATGCTGGTGCGCAATTTCATGGCCATCGCGCTGGAAGAGGAATACGTCCGCGGCCAGGGCCTGCGCCCGGTCGGCCCCCACGACTCCTCTGCGGTCAAGAAGTGGACCCAGCCGGTGCGCGTGACGACCGAATTCGGCCCCGGCGTGCCGCGCGACCAGATCGACTGGGACCGCGCCGAAGTGGCGAAATACGCCGCGCGCCTCGGACGCATCACCGGCCACCCGGTGTCGATGAGCAACGACAACCCGAACTTCTACGTCCTCTTCATGTCCGAGGACGACCAGCCGCTGATCGCCAACCGGATCCGTCAGCTCGTGCCGGACGTGAACCCCAACGCGCTGCGCATCTTCCGAAACCTGCCGCGCGGCATCCATTGCCTCGTGATGGCCTTCGCCACCGATTACGGCGGCTACGACTACGGTACAGCGATCGCGGTGATCCGCTCGGAACACCCGGACCTGATGCGCCGCTCCTGCGTGCACGAGGAAATGGCACAGGGCTTCGGCCTGACCAACGACAGCCCCACGGCGCGCCCGACGATCTTCAACGACGACGACGAGTTCGCGCTCCTGACCCGGCACGACGAACTGCTGCTCAAGATCCTCTACGATCCGCGCCTGCGTCCGGGCATGTCGCCCGAAGCGGCCCTGCCCATCGTCCGCGAAAAGGCCGCCCAACTCGTCGGCACCGGCAATTCAAGCTGA
- a CDS encoding SPFH domain-containing protein, whose protein sequence is MPIWDFLKGQFIDVIHWTDDTRDTLVWRFEREGHEIKYGAKLTVREGQAAVFVHEGQLADVFTPGMYMLETNNMPIMTSLQHWDHGFQSPFKSEIYFVNTNRFTNLKWGTKNPIMLRDPEFGPTRIRAFGTYAIKVADPALFMQEIVGTDGEFTTDEVAFQIRNIIVQEFSQAIAKSGIPVLDMAANTGEVGGLIAKAIDPTIAAYGLSLPELYIENISLPPEVEKALDARTSRGLAGNLDDHMKWKAAEAMGKGGAMDQSMGMGFGAGMGMNMAQQMTQPSGGQPGPWGGQQQPAAAAPPPPPPPVEHVWHIAKAGQTTGPFSKADLGKMVTSGEFDRDTHVWTQGQDGWKKAGEIAELAQLFTVMPPPPPPM, encoded by the coding sequence ATGCCGATCTGGGATTTCCTCAAGGGACAGTTCATCGACGTCATCCACTGGACGGACGACACCCGCGACACGCTCGTCTGGCGGTTCGAGCGCGAAGGCCACGAGATCAAGTACGGCGCGAAGCTCACGGTGCGCGAGGGCCAGGCGGCGGTCTTCGTCCACGAAGGCCAGCTGGCCGACGTCTTCACCCCCGGCATGTACATGCTGGAAACCAACAACATGCCGATCATGACGTCGCTCCAGCACTGGGACCACGGCTTCCAGAGCCCGTTCAAGTCCGAGATCTACTTCGTCAACACCAACCGCTTCACCAACCTGAAATGGGGCACGAAGAACCCGATCATGCTCCGCGATCCGGAGTTCGGCCCGACCCGCATCCGCGCCTTCGGCACCTACGCGATCAAGGTCGCCGATCCCGCGCTCTTCATGCAGGAGATCGTCGGCACCGACGGCGAATTCACCACCGACGAGGTCGCCTTCCAGATCCGCAACATCATCGTGCAGGAGTTCTCGCAGGCGATTGCGAAATCCGGCATCCCGGTGCTCGACATGGCCGCCAACACCGGCGAGGTCGGCGGGCTGATCGCCAAGGCCATCGATCCGACGATCGCCGCCTACGGCCTGTCGCTGCCCGAACTCTACATCGAGAACATTTCCCTCCCGCCCGAGGTCGAAAAGGCGCTCGACGCCCGCACGTCGCGCGGGCTTGCCGGCAACCTCGACGACCACATGAAGTGGAAGGCCGCCGAGGCGATGGGCAAGGGCGGCGCCATGGACCAGTCGATGGGCATGGGCTTCGGCGCGGGCATGGGCATGAACATGGCCCAGCAGATGACGCAGCCCTCAGGCGGTCAACCCGGGCCGTGGGGCGGGCAGCAACAGCCCGCGGCGGCCGCGCCACCGCCACCTCCGCCGCCGGTGGAACACGTCTGGCACATCGCGAAGGCCGGCCAGACCACCGGCCCGTTCTCGAAGGCCGACCTCGGCAAGATGGTCACCAGCGGCGAATTCGACCGCGACACCCACGTCTGGACCCAAGGCCAGGACGGCTGGAAAAAAGCCGGCGAGATTGCCGAACTGGCCCAGCTCTTCACCGTCATGCCTCCGCCCCCGCCACCGATGTAA
- a CDS encoding cytochrome b — protein MARKQGYSGLQIGLHWVVAVLIAAAFITHEDMGRALRSRLESGETGAPLHVWFGIAALVFIALRIVVRAFHGAPPPPAGQPHWADLAAIWGHRVLYLLMIAAPLLGIAAWYGGLRSAGDVHEVVGKALVILAAAHAAVAILHAILRRDGVLTRMVRPQV, from the coding sequence ATGGCCCGCAAACAGGGATATTCCGGCCTGCAGATCGGCCTGCACTGGGTCGTCGCGGTCTTGATCGCAGCGGCCTTCATCACGCACGAGGACATGGGCCGCGCCCTGCGCAGCCGTCTCGAATCGGGAGAGACCGGCGCACCGCTGCACGTCTGGTTCGGGATCGCGGCCCTGGTCTTCATCGCGCTCCGCATCGTCGTGCGCGCCTTCCACGGCGCCCCGCCGCCGCCCGCCGGTCAGCCCCACTGGGCCGACCTGGCCGCGATCTGGGGGCACCGGGTGCTCTACCTGCTGATGATCGCGGCGCCGCTTCTGGGCATCGCCGCATGGTACGGCGGGCTGCGCAGCGCGGGCGACGTGCACGAAGTGGTTGGCAAGGCGCTGGTGATCCTCGCCGCCGCCCACGCCGCCGTGGCGATCCTGCACGCGATCCTGAGACGCGACGGCGTGCTGACCCGGATGGTCCGCCCGCAGGTCTGA
- a CDS encoding TFIIB-type zinc finger domain-containing protein codes for MSDSPPPFESAPPPSGPTEEHRFPCDQCGADYRFDPERNMLICDFCGSTREVIEQTGPWEGGLKELDFRAAIDNLLPLQEMEETRVTTCPNCAAQLEFDPAVHATECPFCATPVVADTGTHRHIKPRGLLPFALDESAARDSMTKWLGKLWFAPGGLQDYARKGRKMSGIYVPYWTYDANTASRYSGERGTVYYVTETVVRDGKRQQVQVQKIRWSPASGHVSRFFDDVLVLASKALPKRFTDALEPWDLAALEPYRPEFLAGFRAEGYQVDLDEGFVEARAHMDRQIERDVKFDIGGDRQRIHRIDTNVSDVTFKHILLPVWLAAYKYRGKTYRFVVNGRTGRVQGERPWSTWKIAVAVILGLIVAAGVGYVFAQNQ; via the coding sequence ATGAGTGACTCGCCCCCGCCTTTCGAATCCGCTCCGCCGCCCAGCGGCCCGACAGAGGAACACCGCTTCCCCTGCGACCAGTGCGGCGCCGACTATCGCTTTGATCCTGAAAGGAATATGTTGATCTGCGACTTCTGCGGATCGACCCGCGAGGTGATCGAACAGACCGGCCCCTGGGAAGGCGGCCTGAAAGAGCTCGACTTCCGGGCGGCGATCGACAACCTTCTGCCGCTTCAGGAGATGGAGGAGACCCGCGTCACCACCTGCCCGAACTGCGCTGCGCAGCTCGAATTCGACCCGGCGGTGCATGCCACGGAATGCCCCTTCTGTGCCACGCCCGTGGTTGCCGACACAGGCACGCACAGACACATCAAGCCACGGGGATTGCTGCCTTTTGCGCTGGACGAATCCGCCGCGCGGGACTCCATGACCAAATGGCTGGGCAAGCTCTGGTTCGCACCCGGCGGGCTTCAGGACTATGCCCGGAAGGGGCGCAAGATGAGCGGCATCTACGTCCCCTACTGGACCTACGACGCCAACACGGCCTCGCGCTACTCGGGCGAACGCGGCACGGTCTACTACGTGACAGAAACAGTCGTGCGCGACGGCAAACGCCAGCAGGTGCAGGTCCAGAAGATCCGCTGGTCCCCCGCCTCCGGCCATGTCTCGCGCTTCTTCGACGACGTTCTGGTGCTGGCCTCGAAGGCGCTGCCGAAACGCTTCACCGACGCCTTGGAGCCGTGGGATCTGGCCGCTCTGGAACCCTACCGCCCTGAATTTCTTGCCGGTTTCAGGGCCGAAGGCTACCAGGTCGATCTCGACGAAGGTTTTGTCGAGGCGCGCGCCCACATGGACCGGCAGATCGAACGGGACGTGAAGTTCGACATCGGCGGCGACCGCCAGCGCATCCACCGCATCGACACGAACGTCTCTGACGTGACCTTCAAGCACATCCTGCTGCCGGTCTGGCTGGCGGCCTACAAGTACCGGGGCAAGACCTACCGCTTCGTGGTCAACGGCCGCACGGGCCGGGTGCAGGGCGAACGGCCATGGTCGACGTGGAAGATCGCGGTTGCGGTGATTCTCGGCCTGATCGTCGCGGCCGGCGTGGGCTATGTCTTCGCCCAGAACCAGTGA
- a CDS encoding carbohydrate kinase family protein: MILCCGEALIDMLPRETTAGEAAFAPYAGGAVFNTAIALGRLGAPAGYFGGLSNDLFGQILASTLTASKVDHSPAARSDRPTTLAFVTLVDGHAKYAFYDENTAGRMLSTDQLPKLDDTCKALFFGGISLVGEPAADTYAELCERAGDRVVMIDPNIRPGFITDEPRYRARLTAMLNRADVVKISDEDMEWLGTAPETLLKQGVALVLVTRGAEGVDMVSREGTKRIAAQKVSVVDTVGAGDTFNAGFLAGLDRAGLLSRERLGAAWLDDLAPAADLGARAAAITVSRAGANPPWDNEL, encoded by the coding sequence ATGATCCTCTGCTGCGGCGAAGCTCTTATCGACATGCTGCCTCGCGAAACGACCGCAGGTGAGGCGGCCTTCGCCCCCTACGCCGGCGGCGCGGTCTTCAACACCGCCATCGCGCTTGGTCGCCTCGGCGCCCCGGCGGGCTACTTCGGCGGACTGTCGAACGACCTGTTCGGCCAGATCCTGGCATCGACCCTGACGGCCTCGAAGGTCGATCACAGCCCCGCTGCGCGCAGCGACCGTCCCACGACGCTGGCCTTTGTCACGCTGGTGGACGGGCACGCAAAATACGCTTTCTACGACGAGAACACAGCCGGGCGGATGCTGTCGACGGATCAGCTTCCGAAGCTGGACGACACCTGCAAGGCCCTGTTCTTCGGTGGTATTTCCCTGGTGGGTGAACCCGCTGCGGACACCTATGCCGAGTTGTGCGAGCGGGCGGGCGACCGCGTGGTGATGATCGACCCGAACATCCGGCCCGGGTTCATCACGGATGAACCGCGCTACCGTGCGCGCCTGACGGCCATGCTGAACCGCGCCGACGTGGTAAAGATCTCCGACGAGGATATGGAGTGGCTGGGCACGGCGCCCGAAACGCTGCTGAAGCAGGGCGTGGCACTGGTGCTGGTGACGCGCGGCGCGGAAGGTGTCGACATGGTCAGCCGCGAAGGGACAAAGCGCATCGCCGCGCAGAAGGTCTCCGTGGTCGACACCGTTGGCGCCGGCGACACGTTCAACGCGGGCTTCCTCGCCGGGCTCGACCGGGCTGGGCTGCTGAGCCGGGAAAGGCTTGGCGCCGCATGGCTCGACGATCTCGCGCCCGCCGCCGACCTCGGTGCCCGCGCCGCTGCGATCACCGTCAGCCGCGCCGGCGCAAACCCGCCCTGGGACAACGAGTTGTGA
- the dtd gene encoding D-aminoacyl-tRNA deacylase: MRALIQRVTAARVEIGGSTVGEIGPGLMILVCAMQGDTEAEADRLAAKIAKLRIFRDDEDRMNRSVIDTGGAALVVSQFTLAADTSRGNRPGFSAAARPDEGERLYNHFAAQIQTLGIPVATGRFGADMAVSLTNDGPVTVWMDTDS, from the coding sequence GTGAGGGCCCTGATCCAGCGCGTCACCGCGGCCCGGGTCGAGATCGGCGGCTCCACCGTCGGAGAGATCGGTCCCGGCCTGATGATCCTCGTGTGCGCCATGCAGGGCGACACGGAGGCAGAGGCCGACCGGCTCGCTGCCAAGATCGCCAAGCTGCGGATCTTCCGCGACGACGAAGACCGCATGAACCGCTCCGTCATCGACACCGGCGGCGCGGCGCTTGTCGTCAGCCAGTTCACCCTTGCGGCGGATACCTCGCGCGGGAACCGGCCCGGCTTTTCCGCCGCCGCCCGTCCGGACGAGGGCGAACGCCTCTACAACCACTTCGCCGCGCAGATCCAGACGCTGGGCATCCCCGTCGCGACGGGCCGCTTCGGCGCCGACATGGCGGTCAGCCTGACCAACGACGGTCCGGTGACGGTCTGGATGGACACCGACAGCTGA
- a CDS encoding HlyD family efflux transporter periplasmic adaptor subunit → MAASSTNLGAQLSKNLRGPSMTIWLCAITVWVFIVWASMAWLDEIVRAEGEIISSSRPQIIQNLEGGILSELLVKEGDEVLRGDVLARLHGTQFRSSVDDLRDQITALEIRRLRLEAELSGNSVVEVPEVLRERLPAMVASEQALLAARQSDYISRRQGAQKVLDQAAEEKALMENLLDKKVVALIEVTRARKAYADAKNAYDEIVTRTELARAEEFSETLKELATLKQNLKASLDQLNRTVLVSPLHGVVNKLSVTTIGGVVRPGEEIMQIIPLDEELFVEAKVKPEDIAGIRPGQEVTIKLSAYDYTIYGALKGRVDVISADTFKDERRPELPPHYKVTARVDRDAMTDRQAAMEVRPGMQAQVELHTGEKTVLQYLLKPLYKSRDAFREP, encoded by the coding sequence ATGGCGGCCTCCTCCACCAACCTGGGCGCGCAACTGTCGAAGAACCTGCGCGGTCCCTCGATGACCATCTGGCTGTGCGCCATCACCGTCTGGGTGTTCATCGTCTGGGCGTCGATGGCGTGGCTGGACGAAATCGTGAGGGCGGAGGGCGAGATCATCTCATCCTCCCGTCCGCAGATCATCCAGAACCTCGAAGGCGGCATCTTGTCCGAGCTTCTGGTGAAGGAAGGCGACGAAGTGCTGCGCGGCGACGTGCTGGCCCGGCTGCACGGCACGCAGTTCAGATCGTCGGTGGACGACCTGCGCGACCAGATCACCGCGTTGGAAATCCGCCGGCTGCGGCTGGAGGCGGAGCTGTCGGGCAATTCCGTGGTAGAGGTTCCCGAGGTGCTGAGGGAGCGCCTGCCAGCCATGGTCGCTTCGGAACAGGCGCTGCTGGCGGCGCGGCAGTCCGACTATATCTCGCGCCGTCAGGGGGCGCAGAAGGTGCTCGACCAGGCGGCGGAAGAGAAGGCGCTGATGGAGAACCTTCTGGACAAGAAGGTCGTCGCGCTGATCGAGGTGACGCGCGCGCGCAAAGCCTATGCGGATGCGAAGAATGCCTACGACGAGATCGTGACGCGCACCGAACTGGCACGCGCCGAGGAATTCTCCGAAACGCTGAAGGAACTTGCGACGCTGAAGCAGAACCTGAAGGCGTCGCTGGACCAACTCAACCGGACGGTGCTGGTGTCGCCGCTCCATGGGGTGGTGAACAAGCTGAGCGTGACCACAATCGGCGGCGTGGTGCGGCCCGGCGAGGAGATCATGCAGATCATCCCGCTGGACGAGGAACTGTTCGTCGAGGCCAAGGTGAAGCCGGAGGACATCGCCGGGATCCGTCCCGGGCAGGAAGTCACCATCAAGCTTTCGGCCTACGATTACACGATCTACGGCGCACTGAAGGGGCGGGTGGACGTGATCTCGGCTGACACCTTCAAGGACGAGCGCCGCCCGGAACTGCCGCCGCACTACAAGGTGACGGCCCGTGTTGACCGGGACGCGATGACAGACCGGCAGGCGGCGATGGAAGTCCGCCCCGGGATGCAGGCGCAGGTGGAACTGCACACCGGCGAAAAGACGGTGCTGCAGTATCTCCTGAAACCGCTCTACAAATCTCGCGACGCCTTCCGGGAACCGTAA
- a CDS encoding ATP-binding cassette domain-containing protein has translation MAGRARDAVLRAVPSGHGAGTSSRFSTRARARATLVRVLAGRLGVEAKATDILEALSQNAGCDDSYDAYALRCGIEAAGLLALEDEPDSLVPGLWPAIAVMRNGQAVLVLSQDAGFLTIYDDTTVSRTSEVELAEFGRFFSGQLIRAEAPVAYLAETHAAVERKRHWFWGQFGHFTKQFGEVALGSFVANVLAVSVALFSLQVYDRVIPHQSEATLWVLAAGAGLALLLEGFLKIARSQLLDGAGRQIELGVQGLLMKRLLGMRSDLPGRTPSQLFSSMREFGSVREFFTASTVGALADIPFIFVFLLLVWSIAGSVVWVLVAGGILMVVPGFFMQRRMIRLTQEMQGASSKQSRLLQETVVELDTIKTQRAEDRFARVWDELSAVQALKSSDQRKLAAKLTFWSQGVQQATYVSAVITGTYLVFAGEFTVGSIIAVGILCSRTLAPLTQLSGILARWGNVKAALDGLDSIAEVQQDRSETRTYLRREALGGRFDLQGVSFGYDPDGAAVLDVNALSILPGQVISVLGANGSGKSTLLKLLTGLYQPQTGKVLVDGTEMAQIEPKDLRRNIGYLGQDVRLFHGTLRDNLNLSLLERDDNRLYEALDFAGLGPFVKAHPKGLDLDIRDGGEGLSVGQRQSIGWARLWLQDPSVCLLDEPTAALDQTLEKTLISRLEHWLAGRTAVIATHRVPILQLADRTMILANGRMIVDGPRDQVLAHLRGAQVAGAPAPVTASMPATGVA, from the coding sequence ATGGCAGGGCGGGCGCGGGACGCCGTTCTGAGGGCGGTGCCGTCCGGGCACGGCGCCGGCACGTCGTCGCGGTTCAGCACACGGGCGCGTGCCCGTGCGACGCTGGTCCGTGTGCTGGCAGGACGGCTCGGGGTCGAAGCCAAGGCGACAGACATCCTGGAAGCCCTGTCGCAAAACGCCGGATGCGACGACAGCTACGATGCCTATGCCCTGCGTTGCGGGATCGAGGCCGCGGGATTGCTGGCGCTGGAGGATGAACCCGACAGCCTCGTGCCCGGGCTCTGGCCGGCCATTGCCGTCATGAGGAACGGGCAGGCGGTGCTGGTCCTGTCGCAAGACGCGGGTTTCCTGACGATCTACGACGACACCACGGTATCCCGAACCTCCGAGGTGGAACTCGCGGAATTCGGGCGTTTCTTTTCGGGGCAGTTGATCCGGGCAGAGGCACCGGTCGCCTACCTCGCCGAAACCCACGCCGCGGTCGAGCGCAAGCGGCACTGGTTCTGGGGGCAGTTCGGTCACTTCACCAAGCAGTTCGGAGAGGTGGCTCTTGGCTCATTCGTGGCGAACGTGCTGGCCGTCTCGGTCGCGTTGTTTTCGCTCCAGGTCTACGACCGGGTGATTCCCCACCAGTCCGAGGCGACGCTGTGGGTTCTGGCGGCGGGCGCGGGTCTGGCGCTGCTGCTCGAAGGTTTCCTGAAGATCGCGCGGTCTCAATTGCTGGACGGGGCAGGGCGGCAGATCGAGCTGGGCGTGCAGGGCCTGCTGATGAAGCGTCTGCTGGGGATGCGGTCGGACCTGCCGGGGCGGACACCGTCGCAGCTATTCTCCTCCATGCGGGAGTTCGGATCGGTGCGGGAATTCTTCACCGCCTCGACCGTGGGCGCGCTTGCCGACATCCCCTTCATCTTCGTCTTCCTGCTTCTGGTCTGGTCCATCGCGGGCAGCGTCGTCTGGGTGTTGGTGGCGGGGGGCATCCTGATGGTCGTCCCCGGTTTCTTCATGCAGCGCCGCATGATCCGGCTGACGCAGGAAATGCAGGGGGCCTCGTCCAAGCAGTCGCGGCTGTTGCAGGAGACCGTCGTCGAACTGGACACCATCAAGACGCAGCGCGCCGAAGACCGCTTTGCCCGGGTGTGGGATGAACTGAGCGCCGTGCAGGCCCTGAAGTCCTCCGACCAGCGCAAACTGGCCGCAAAGCTGACGTTCTGGAGCCAGGGCGTCCAGCAAGCCACCTATGTCTCGGCCGTCATTACAGGCACCTACCTCGTCTTCGCAGGGGAATTCACCGTGGGGTCGATCATCGCGGTCGGCATTCTGTGTTCCCGCACGCTGGCGCCGCTGACCCAGCTTTCGGGCATCCTTGCCCGCTGGGGCAACGTCAAGGCGGCGTTGGACGGGCTCGATTCCATCGCCGAGGTACAACAGGACCGGTCCGAGACCCGCACCTACCTGCGCCGCGAGGCACTGGGTGGGCGCTTCGACCTTCAGGGCGTGAGTTTCGGCTACGATCCCGATGGCGCGGCGGTTCTGGACGTGAACGCGCTGAGCATCCTGCCGGGGCAGGTGATCTCCGTGCTGGGCGCGAACGGATCGGGCAAGTCGACGCTCTTGAAACTTCTGACCGGGCTTTACCAGCCGCAGACCGGCAAGGTGCTGGTGGACGGAACGGAGATGGCGCAGATCGAACCCAAGGACCTGCGCCGCAACATCGGCTACCTCGGGCAGGACGTGCGGCTGTTCCACGGCACGCTGCGCGACAACCTGAATCTTTCTCTGCTAGAGCGGGACGACAACCGGCTTTATGAGGCGCTGGACTTTGCAGGGCTTGGCCCGTTTGTGAAGGCGCATCCCAAGGGGCTGGACCTCGACATCCGCGACGGCGGCGAAGGCCTGTCGGTCGGGCAGCGGCAGTCGATCGGCTGGGCGCGTCTGTGGCTGCAGGACCCGAGCGTCTGCCTGCTGGACGAGCCCACCGCTGCACTGGACCAGACGCTTGAGAAGACGCTGATTTCACGGTTGGAGCACTGGCTGGCCGGGCGCACGGCGGTGATCGCGACACACCGCGTGCCGATTCTGCAACTGGCGGATCGGACCATGATCCTGGCGAACGGACGGATGATCGTGGACGGGCCGCGCGATCAGGTCCTTGCGCATCTGCGCGGCGCACAGGTGGCAGGCGCCCCGGCCCCGGTGACCGCGTCCATGCCCGCGACGGGGGTAGCGTGA